A genomic window from Gemmatimonadaceae bacterium includes:
- a CDS encoding insulinase family protein, with protein MRPIVKVALAAAVLPTLAMAQERQRPPAPLPLAEAQFPAFVEFELENGLRVVLVPSEKQPVLSMQLSVLAGTVFDPPTKSGLADLVSGLMTKGAGSRSADEIAETIERVGGSLSAAAGPDFLSVSASVLTTDRELAFELVADALLRPTFPADELDLLRTQTLSALALARSQPDAIAGRMFAKHIYGDHPYGRRADETSVRGITRADLIEFHRLRVRPAQGLLVLAGAIDSTEAHRLAQRAFGSWAGRGALMPPSRPAPQRQRTEIVLVHRPGSVQSNIMVGNTTWQPTDTRSHALAMANQVLGGASDARLFTILREEKGWTYGAYSDVNRVRGLGTFMATAEVRTEVTDSALVELLRQVYRMGAEPVPADEFERQQQTLTGRFPLTVETAQQVAAQVATSRLLGLPNDYVQTYRQRIAALTPEQVQAAARGGMRAEAALVVVVGDGAALKSKLEAIAPVTMVDVDGAPIAVEETVVRAVPLAFDPSALRATSDSFTVMVQGQNFGYQSFTLEPTADGWRFFEKSVLGPIIQQETTVEFTREMEMRSTTQSGRFQGEEMNLLVRYGGGRATGSGRAPGQQGMQEVSYRDATVPDGAVDDNLLVALLPFFAWRDGATVEVNVFLSGRGTVERRTLRVDGQEVVTVPAGTFGAYRVQLVGGDAAGTYWIEVAQPHRVLKFGPAGVPLEIVRVR; from the coding sequence ATGCGCCCGATCGTGAAGGTGGCCCTCGCGGCCGCAGTGCTCCCGACGCTCGCGATGGCGCAGGAGCGCCAGCGGCCGCCGGCGCCGCTCCCGCTGGCCGAGGCGCAGTTCCCGGCCTTCGTGGAGTTCGAGTTGGAGAACGGGCTGCGCGTGGTGTTAGTGCCGAGCGAGAAGCAGCCGGTGCTCTCGATGCAGTTGTCGGTCCTGGCCGGCACGGTGTTCGATCCGCCGACCAAGAGCGGGCTCGCCGATCTCGTGTCGGGACTGATGACGAAGGGTGCCGGCTCGCGCAGCGCCGATGAGATCGCCGAGACCATCGAGCGCGTGGGCGGATCGCTCTCGGCGGCGGCCGGACCGGACTTCCTCAGCGTGTCGGCGTCGGTCCTGACGACCGACCGCGAGCTGGCCTTCGAGCTGGTGGCGGACGCCCTGCTGCGCCCGACGTTCCCGGCGGACGAGCTGGACCTGCTGCGTACGCAGACGCTCTCGGCCTTGGCGCTGGCGCGCTCGCAGCCTGACGCCATCGCCGGCCGGATGTTCGCCAAGCACATCTACGGCGATCACCCGTATGGCCGTCGCGCCGACGAAACCAGCGTGCGCGGCATCACGCGTGCGGACCTAATCGAGTTCCATCGCCTGCGCGTGCGGCCGGCGCAGGGCTTGTTGGTGCTGGCCGGCGCCATCGACAGCACCGAGGCGCACCGGCTCGCGCAGCGCGCGTTCGGCAGTTGGGCGGGGCGCGGTGCGTTGATGCCGCCGTCGCGGCCGGCGCCGCAGCGCCAGCGCACGGAGATCGTGCTGGTGCACCGGCCGGGTTCGGTGCAGTCGAACATTATGGTTGGCAACACGACCTGGCAGCCGACCGATACGCGCAGCCACGCCTTGGCGATGGCCAATCAGGTGCTCGGCGGGGCCAGCGACGCGCGGCTCTTTACGATCCTGCGCGAGGAGAAGGGCTGGACCTACGGTGCCTACAGCGATGTGAACCGTGTGCGTGGCCTCGGCACGTTTATGGCCACGGCCGAAGTGCGCACCGAGGTGACCGACTCGGCGCTGGTCGAGTTGCTGCGGCAGGTGTACCGGATGGGCGCCGAGCCGGTGCCGGCGGACGAGTTCGAGCGACAGCAGCAGACGCTCACCGGGCGATTCCCGCTTACGGTGGAGACGGCGCAGCAAGTGGCGGCGCAGGTGGCGACGTCGCGGCTGCTCGGGCTCCCCAACGATTATGTGCAGACGTATCGGCAGCGGATCGCGGCGCTGACGCCGGAGCAGGTGCAGGCGGCGGCACGAGGCGGGATGCGTGCCGAGGCGGCGCTGGTGGTGGTCGTCGGTGACGGCGCGGCGCTGAAGTCTAAGCTCGAGGCGATCGCGCCGGTGACGATGGTAGACGTGGACGGCGCCCCGATCGCGGTCGAGGAGACGGTGGTGCGGGCGGTGCCGCTGGCCTTCGACCCCAGTGCACTGCGCGCCACCAGCGACTCGTTCACGGTGATGGTGCAGGGGCAGAACTTCGGCTACCAGAGCTTCACGCTGGAGCCGACGGCCGACGGCTGGCGCTTCTTCGAGAAGTCGGTGCTCGGGCCGATCATCCAGCAGGAGACGACGGTCGAGTTCACGCGCGAGATGGAGATGCGCTCGACGACGCAGTCCGGCCGCTTTCAGGGCGAGGAGATGAACCTGCTCGTGCGCTACGGCGGCGGCCGGGCGACAGGGAGCGGGCGCGCGCCGGGGCAGCAGGGAATGCAGGAGGTCTCGTACCGCGATGCGACCGTGCCCGACGGCGCGGTGGATGACAATCTGCTCGTGGCGCTGCTGCCGTTCTTCGCCTGGCGCGACGGCGCGACGGTGGAGGTGAACGTGTTCCTGTCGGGGCGCGGCACGGTGGAGCGGCGCACGCTGCGCGTGGATGGGCAGGAAGTGGTGACGGTGCCGGCGGGAACGTTTGGCGCGTACCGGGTGCAGCTGGTGGGTGGGGATGCGGCGGGGACGTATTGGATCGAGGTCGCACAGCCGCATCGGGTGTTGAAGTTCGGGCCGGCGGGGGTGCCTCTCGAGATCGTTCGAGTGCGGTGA